From the genome of Capsicum annuum cultivar UCD-10X-F1 chromosome 4, UCD10Xv1.1, whole genome shotgun sequence:
CTTCTTGACTTATCGTCAAACAACATGGTAGGTACTTTACCTCCAGAAATCGGAAAATTAAAGGCTGCAATACTAATAGATCTGTCAATGAATCAATTCTCAAACGGAATTCCCAGTGAAATTGGAGGGTTGCAAATGCTGGTGCACCTTTCTTTGAGACACAACAAGTTGCAAGGATCTATACCTGACTCAATGAGCAGAatggtaggtttggaattcctagacCTTTCTCACAATAATATATCAGGAATCATTCCTATGTCTTTGGAGAAACTTCAAAACCTGAAATATTTCAATGTTTCTGTCAACAAATTGAATGGAGAAATACCCTCGGGAGGTCCTTTCAAGAACCTCTCGAGTCAGTTTTTCATCAACAATGAAGCATTGTGTGgttcttcaagatttagtgtcccGCCATGCCCAACTTCATCAAAGCACAgatcaaataggaaaaaattgctagttctttttctttttctgggAATTGCACTAGTAGTTGTTCCTAGCCCCTTTATTTTCTTCTTGATAAggtatagaaaaggtaaaagagtTCTTCAACAAACTGATTCATTGTCTGCCATAACAAGAGAAAGAATTTCATACTATGAATTGATCCAAGCAACAGATGCGCTTAGCGAGAGTAATCTGATTGGTTCTGGAAGTTTTGGCTCTGTTTACATAGGTGTTCTCAGAAGTGGAACTACCATTGCTGTTAAAGTGTTCAATCTGCAACTAGATGCGGCATTCAAGAGCTTTGATACGGAATGTGAAGTTCTGCGCAGCCTTCGCCACAGGAATCTCGTAAAAGTCATTACTAGTTGTTCCAAACTTGATTTTAAGGCTTTAGTGCTGGAGTATATGCCAAATGGAAGTCTTGAGAAATATTTGTATTCACACAACTACTTCCTCGACATTAGGCAGAGACTAAGCATAatgatagatgtggcatgtgCATTGGAATATCTCCATCATGGGTGTTCGTTGGCTGTTATTCACTGTGATCTAAAGCCTAGTAATGTCTTGCTGGATGAATATATGGTTGCCCACCTCAGTGACTTTGGCATTTCAAAACTGCTTGGTGAAGATCAGGGTGATTTGTACACTAAAACCTTAGCAACACTGGGGTATATTGCACCAGGTACGTCTCTTAGTTTTGCTGATTATCCATTTCTTTTTTTCCCACCTACAAAGCATATTGCATCTTTAAATGAATTGTTTGACTGTAGAGTATGGACTGGATGGACTAGTATCAACAAAGTGTGACGTCTATAGTTATGGGGTCATGTTGCTGGAAACGTTTACTAGGAGAAAGCCTCATGAGTTTGAGGGAGATCTTAGCTTGAAGCAATGGGTGAGTTGTTCACTCTCAGAGGCAGTAATGGATGTCATAGATGTCAACTTGGTAACACCAACGGCTAATTACTTTAAGAAGGAGCTAGAAGTTGTGGCTTCAATCATGAATGTGGCATTAGATTGTTGTGCTGAATCTCCGGCAAGAAGGACAAACATGAAAGATGCTGTAGGGATACTGCAGAAGATCAAGATTCAACTTCTCGCATGTTGAGCATGTTTTTGAAtctgttgttttgttttgttttagcaCTTGATTTGTGCATGATTCTGTTTTCAGAAATGCAAGAATATGGTTGCAATAACTCTCACTGTTTCCTCTTAATATTATTCTTTGCAAGGTGCTAGTTCCTCttaatattattcaaattaattGCTTTCAAGTATGCTAGATAGTTGCAATAAATCTCAC
Proteins encoded in this window:
- the LOC107868386 gene encoding receptor kinase-like protein Xa21 isoform X2, giving the protein MVGTLPPEIGKLKAAILIDLSMNQFSNGIPSEIGGLQMLVHLSLRHNKLQGSIPDSMSRMVGLEFLDLSHNNISGIIPMSLEKLQNLKYFNVSVNKLNGEIPSGGPFKNLSSQFFINNEALCGSSRFSVPPCPTSSKHRSNRKKLLVLFLFLGIALVVVPSPFIFFLIRYRKGKRVLQQTDSLSAITRERISYYELIQATDALSESNLIGSGSFGSVYIGVLRSGTTIAVKVFNLQLDAAFKSFDTECEVLRSLRHRNLVKVITSCSKLDFKALVLEYMPNGSLEKYLYSHNYFLDIRQRLSIMIDVACALEYLHHGCSLAVIHCDLKPSNVLLDEYMVAHLSDFGISKLLGEDQGDLYTKTLATLGYIAPEYGLDGLVSTKCDVYSYGVMLLETFTRRKPHEFEGDLSLKQWVSCSLSEAVMDVIDVNLVTPTANYFKKELEVVASIMNVALDCCAESPARRTNMKDAVGILQKIKIQLLAC